A single genomic interval of Arachis duranensis cultivar V14167 chromosome 7, aradu.V14167.gnm2.J7QH, whole genome shotgun sequence harbors:
- the LOC107458753 gene encoding uncharacterized protein LOC107458753, translating into MSAQLANLTEMISRLASPSSNTTNQPSSSSNLPSQPIPKPKGALNAITLRSGTTLKEILPRALEDIHEEEVIVEAPQEEKEMSTRQEEEEVSLKEPKRKATMDESIPLPFPSMIKKAKKAPEFDLIMLQVFKKVGVTIPLLYVIQQIPKYAKFLKDLCTHKDRIGDCVSIMPFSVFARLNLAPLKRSAAKFGLADKSVITVMGIAKDVLVAIKNLVFPVDFYILEMPPIGGRSSSSVLLGRTFLKTSKFKLDAFTGTYSFEVGEETI; encoded by the exons ATGAGTGCTCAATTAGCCAACCTCACTGAGATGATCTCAAGATTGGCTTCGCCCTCTTCCAACACTACCAACCAACCCTCAAGCTCTTCTAACCTTCCATCCCAGCCCATTCCAAAGCCAAAAGGTGCACTCAATGCCATTACACTACGGTCGGGGACTACATTAAAGGAGATACTTCCTAGGGCCTTGGAAGACATTCATGAGGAGGAAGTGATTGTTGAAGCTCCAcaagaagagaaggagatgaGCACAAggcaagaagaggaagaagtgagCCTCAAGGAACCCAAGAGGAAAGCTACAATGGATGAATCCATTCCTCTTCCGTTTCCTTCCATGATAAAGAAAGCCAAGAAAGCCCCAGAGTTTGATTTGATCATGCTTCAAGTATTTAAGAAAGTTGGGGTAACCATCCCACTTCTTTACGTCATTCAACAAATTCCGAAGTatgcaaaatttttgaaagacttGTGCACACACAAGGATAGGATAG GAGATTGCGTGAGCATCATGCCATTCTCAGTGTTTGCAAGGTTGAATTTGGCTCCTTTGAAAAGGTCGGCTGCAAAGTTTGGCTTAGCCGACAAGAGTGTGATTACCGTGATGGGTATAGCCAAAGATGTACTTGTGGCAATCAAGAATTTGGTATTCCCGGTTGACTTCTATATCCTTGAAATGCCACCAATAGGGGGTAGAAGTTCTTCCTCCGTTCTACTTGGTAGAACCTTCTTGAAGACCTCTAAATTCAAGTTGGATGCCTTCACCGGTACATATTCTTTTGAGGTTGGAGAAGAGACAATCTAG